In Oryza sativa Japonica Group chromosome 11, ASM3414082v1, the following are encoded in one genomic region:
- the LOC107276439 gene encoding LOW QUALITY PROTEIN: uncharacterized protein (The sequence of the model RefSeq protein was modified relative to this genomic sequence to represent the inferred CDS: deleted 1 base in 1 codon) produces the protein MEPFKGNFSNLLNQGSSSQATNSDAQNSPSTQFPTSYPQNFRPSFLQNFHPFGPPSNYQPYRHPPIFQGAQQQDYYGQPTPGSLEGFQLQENLVHSSNQAFGFAANRSQFGMQYSTSIGAAANTSSHGSASPCHTRHNEKEVVEVEEASDSSEEGRRGTRINWTEDDNIRLMSSWLNNSVDPIKGNDKKSEQYWKAVAREFNSNMPSNGNKRNPKQCRTHWDNVKRDVTKFCGFYSKARTTFTSGYSDDMIMEKAREWYKKHNNQKPFTLEYMWKDLKDQPKWRRVLEESSHNKRNKISESGAYTSSSNQDTEEETERKEKRPEGQKAAKQRQKGKGAPSPLGDKPNQNMVLFHEAITTKAAALLKAAEATLIGAEAKKRRQLQKKEKARAKKYQMYLKLMEKDTSTFSEAKLKRHENVLDQLARELAKE, from the exons ATGGAGCCTTTCAAAGGAAACTTCTCAAACCTCCTCAACCAAGGTTCCTCAAGCCAAGCAACAAATAGTGATGCCCAAAACTCCCCTTCTACCCAATTTCCCACAAGTTATCCCCAAAACTTCAGACCTAGTTTTCTCCAAAATTTCCATCCTTTTGGTCCTCCAAGCAACTATCAGCCATATCGACACCCTCCAATCTTTCAAGGTGCTCAGCAACAAGATTATTATGGGCAACCTACTCCAGGAAGCTTGGAAGGTTTTCAACTTCAAGAAAATCTGGTGCACTCATCTAACCAAGCATTTGGATTTGCAGCCAATAGATCACAGTTTGGTATGCAATATAGTACTTCAATTGGGGCTGCAGCCAACACTTCTTCTCATGGATCAGCTTCTCCATGTCATACAAGACATAATGAGAAAGAAGTAGTTGAGGTTGAAGAGGCAAGTGATAGCagtgaagaaggaagaagagggacACGCATCAATTGGACTGAAGATGACAATATACGACTAATGAGTTCTTGGTTGAACAATTCAGTTGATCCCATCAAAGGCAATGACAAGAAATCAGAACAATATTGGAAGGCTGTAGCTAGAGAGTTCAACAGCAATATGCCTAGCAATGGGAACAAAAGGAACCCCAAGCAATGCAGAACACATTGGGACAATGTCAAGAGAGATGTCACTAAGTTCTGTGGATTTTATTCTAAAGCTAGAACTACTTTCACAAGTGGGTATTCTGATGATATGATAATGGAGAAAGCCCGTGAATGGTACAAAAAGCATAACAACCAAAAACCTTTCACCTTGGAGTATATGTGGAAAGATCTTAAAGATCAACCTAAATGGCGTAGAGTCCTTGAAGAGAGTAGCCATAATAAGAGGAACAAGATTTCTGAATCAGGAGCATATACTTCATCGTCGAACCAAGACACAGAGGAGGAAACAGAGCGCAAAGAGAAGCGCCCTGAGGGGCAGAAAGCAGCAAAACAGAGGCAAAAAGGAAAAGGTGCACCATCACCTTTAGGGGATAAGCCAAATCAAAATATGGTTCTCTTTCATGAAGCTATTACAACTAAAGCAGCAGCATTGCTAAAGGCAGCAGAAGCAACACTGATTGGAGCAGAAGCA AAAAAGAGAAGGCAAttgcaaaaaaaagagaaggcaaGGGCAAAAAAATACCAAATGTATTTAAAACTGATGGAGAAGGATACATCAACCTTCAGTGAAGCAAAACTGAAGAGACATGAAAATGTGTTGGACCAATTAGCTAGAGAACTTGCTAAGGAATAA